The genomic region GCACAGGCACCGTTTCCTTGCCGGTCAGGAAGTCAATCGTGTACGAATGCAGCCCCGACTCCAGGCCATTACTTTTATCTTTTAACTCTTCACTTTTAATTGCCTCCCAGGTTCCCTGAAAAACGAGCTTTCCGCCGCCGGCTCCGGCCTCGGGGCCGATGTCGATAAGCTGGTCGGCGGCCCGCATCACTTCTTCCTCGTGTTCGACAACGATGACCGTGTTACCCATGTCGCGCAGGGATTCGAGCACGCTGACGAGGCGCTGGGTGTCGCGCGGGTGCAGGCCGATGCTGGGTTCGTCCAGAATGTACATCGAGCCGACCAGCGCCGAGCCGAGGGAGGTCGCCAGCTTAATGCGCTGGTATTCACCGCCGGACAGCGTATTTGTCAGGCGGTTCAGCGTCAGGTAGCCGAGGCCGACGCGTTCCATGTATTCCAGGCGGTTGCGGATTTCGACCAGAATGCGCTTGGCAACCTGCTGCTGGTGTTCGGGCAGTTCGAGCGCCCGGAAGAAAGCCGCTGTCTGACTAATCGGCATCAGAACCAGATCGGTAATCGAGTAGCCGTGTGACGGGCCACCGTTCGACGGACCGCCGTGTGACGGGCCACCAGCAATTTTGACGTAACTGGCATCGACGCGAAGGCGTGAGCCGCGGCATTCCGGACAGGTCGTTTTGCCCCGGTAACGCGACAGCATGACCCGGTACTGCACCTTGAAGGTCTGGCTTTCGACAAAATCGAAAAATGCGTTCAGGCCGCTGAAATACTGATTTCCGGTCCAGAGGACGTCTTTTTCGGCCTGCGTCAGGTCTTTATACGGTCGGTGAATGGGGAAGTCGAAGCGGATGCCGTTTTTCAGGAGCGGCTTCAGAAACTCCTCGCTCATTTTCTCGCTCCGCCAGGGGGCGATGGCGCCTTCGAACACCGACAGGTTTTTGTCCGGAAAAACCAGATCCGGGTCGATGCCCAGTACCTTGCCGAACCCATCGCAGCGGCGGCAGGCTCCGTACGGGTTGTTGAAGGTGAACAGATTCACGCTTGGCTCCTCAAAGACCAGCCCATCCATTTCGAATTTATCCGAAAATGTCCGCGATTCGCCCGGGTTGTCGCCCCGGCCCACGATGTCCACCCGGCAGATACCGTCGCCTTCGTTGAAGGCCGTCTGGACCGAATCCGAGAAGCGGTACTGGTTATCTTCTTCCGGCTTGCCGTCATCGCCAAACTGCACTGTTCCCCGGTCGATCAGGATTTCGAGGGAAGAAGCAGAGGAAAGGGACGCCAGGAGCGAGTCGTCTTCCAGCAAATCCTCGATCTGCAGGACCTGCTGACCCGCCGGACCGCCGTCGGCCACAATGCGGGTGTAGCCTTTCTGAAGCAGGATTTTCAGTTCATAGGCCAGCGTGCGCCCTTCGTGAATGGTCAGCGGCGCCATGACCATGACGCGCTGCCCGTCGGGGAAGGAATAGAGATAATCGACCACGTCCGTGACCGTGTCCCGTTTCACTTCGCGGCCCGAAATGGGGGAGTAGGTCGTGCCGGCGCGAGCGAAAAGGAGTTTGAGGTAATCGTAAATTTCCGTGGAGGTGCCCACCGTGGAGCGCGGGTTGCGCGTGGTGACCTTTTGCTCAATGGCGATAGCCGGGGAGACGCCCTTGATGAAGTCAACTTCGGGCTTCTCCATCCGCCCCAGAAATTGCCGGGCGTAGCTGCTGAGGCTTTCGACGTACATCCGCTGCCCTTCGGCAAACAGCGTATCGAAGGCCAGCGACGACTTCCCGGAACCTGACAGGCCCGTTATAACCACTAATTTATTGCGGGGAATGGCAACATCCAGGTTTTTCAGGTTGTGAACCCGGGCGCCTTTAATGACGATAAACTGCTTCGGGTCAAGGCGCTCGATGTCGGTCTGCACCGACGGACTAACCGATATATTCATTCTGTAAATTTAGCAAACCGTATCTCAAGGCTAACGGTTTTTAGGACTTTATGGTTTCTTTAGGCTTAATTACTTGTATCGCGGAGTGAAGCGGAGGAAAGCGAAGCCGGGCGTACCCTTTTCTGGCTGGAACGCACGAGAGGCTACGGCTGTTTCCCCGTTCTGCCCCTCGCTGCGACTCTTTTTTCGACACCCAGATGGATTTTTACGAAGAGGATATTTACAAACTCCTGCTGGCGCTGCTGCTCGGAGGAGCTATCGGAGCGGAACGGGAGTACCGGAGTAAGTCCGCCGGTTTACGGACGATGATCATGATCTGCGTGGGTTCGACACTGTTCACGCTGGTGTCGCACCGGCTGAGTCCCGACCACGACCGCATTGCTGCCAACATCGTCAACGGCATTGGTTTTCTGGGGGCGGGCATCATTTTCCGAGAAGACAGCCGGGTGAAAGGGCTCACTACGGCCGCAACGGTCTGGGCCGTATCGGCCATCGGCATGGCTATTGGCGGCGGTTTTTTCGACATTGCGCTGGTTGGGTTTGGGCTCATCATCGGGTCCCTGCTGATGCTTTCCCGGCTGTCGGTTCGTATTTCGCAGTTCCGGCAAACCCGTGAATACCGCATCACGACGCCTTTCAAGAACAAGACGCTGAATTATTACGACAAGCTGTTTGAAGAGTGCGGGCTGACGGCGCAGCGCGGCCCGCAGCTACGGCTCGGCAGCCAGATCATCGGTCGCTGGAAGGTGGAGGGGCCGGAAAAGGCGCATGAAAAATGCATCAAGAAGCTGCTCAACGACCCGGACGTGAAGGAATTCGAGTTCTAACCCCTGTCAGGGTTTGCGACCGCTGACAGGGTTGCAACGCTTTAGACCAAAACCGGGTCCCGTTCGTTATGTATAAGCATTCTTTTTCCTGTAAACTTGCATCATGAAATTCATACAGAAAAGCCTGTTTTTATTGCTGTTTCTGAGCAGCGGCTTGGCCTTCGGGCAGATTACGGAAGACCCCGAGGACCGGCGCAATCCCGGTAAAGAACCCAACCGCGCCACTACACCGGAAGGCGACCCGCTGCCGTTCAGCCAGCGACTGCGTTTTGGCGGCGGCATCAGCGGATTGTCCATTGGCAATCCCTTCAGCA from Tellurirhabdus rosea harbors:
- a CDS encoding MgtC/SapB family protein — encoded protein: MDFYEEDIYKLLLALLLGGAIGAEREYRSKSAGLRTMIMICVGSTLFTLVSHRLSPDHDRIAANIVNGIGFLGAGIIFREDSRVKGLTTAATVWAVSAIGMAIGGGFFDIALVGFGLIIGSLLMLSRLSVRISQFRQTREYRITTPFKNKTLNYYDKLFEECGLTAQRGPQLRLGSQIIGRWKVEGPEKAHEKCIKKLLNDPDVKEFEF
- the uvrA gene encoding excinuclease ABC subunit UvrA; the encoded protein is MNISVSPSVQTDIERLDPKQFIVIKGARVHNLKNLDVAIPRNKLVVITGLSGSGKSSLAFDTLFAEGQRMYVESLSSYARQFLGRMEKPEVDFIKGVSPAIAIEQKVTTRNPRSTVGTSTEIYDYLKLLFARAGTTYSPISGREVKRDTVTDVVDYLYSFPDGQRVMVMAPLTIHEGRTLAYELKILLQKGYTRIVADGGPAGQQVLQIEDLLEDDSLLASLSSASSLEILIDRGTVQFGDDGKPEEDNQYRFSDSVQTAFNEGDGICRVDIVGRGDNPGESRTFSDKFEMDGLVFEEPSVNLFTFNNPYGACRRCDGFGKVLGIDPDLVFPDKNLSVFEGAIAPWRSEKMSEEFLKPLLKNGIRFDFPIHRPYKDLTQAEKDVLWTGNQYFSGLNAFFDFVESQTFKVQYRVMLSRYRGKTTCPECRGSRLRVDASYVKIAGGPSHGGPSNGGPSHGYSITDLVLMPISQTAAFFRALELPEHQQQVAKRILVEIRNRLEYMERVGLGYLTLNRLTNTLSGGEYQRIKLATSLGSALVGSMYILDEPSIGLHPRDTQRLVSVLESLRDMGNTVIVVEHEEEVMRAADQLIDIGPEAGAGGGKLVFQGTWEAIKSEELKDKSNGLESGLHSYTIDFLTGKETVPVPRFRRRATQWIDVNGARENNLKDVSVRFPLNTLTVVTGVSGSGKSTLIRKVLFPALSRLKGGGAEEAGKHDSLGGSLDRVASVEMIDQNPIGKSSRSNPVTYIKAYDYLRQVMSEQPVSKARGYKPSHFSFNVDGGRCEICQGEGEVKVEMQFMADIYLKCEGCNGKRFKQEVLEVALEGKNVSDILDMTVDEAIEFFRKADPKMVEKLLPLQEVGLGYITLGQSSNTLSGGEAQRVKLASFLGKGNPNKGKTLFIFDEPTTGLHFHDIRKLLKAINALVDQGDSVIIIEHNTEVIKSADHIIDLGPEGGEAGGYVTFEGTPEEMVQLPEGENYTADFLKGKL